One genomic region from Salvelinus fontinalis isolate EN_2023a chromosome 18, ASM2944872v1, whole genome shotgun sequence encodes:
- the hrh1 gene encoding histamine H1 receptor: MMDSIQSTPDVFTTDSTLREPYHETQQSPSNSTIPVEHHNSFHNTLLGVFLGFLSLLTVVMNILVLYAVKKERTLHTVGNLYIVSLSVADLIVGATVMPLNLVYLLEDEWRLGRVVCQFWLIMDYVASTASIFSLFILCLDRYRSVHEPLRYLKYRTRRRASVMISGAWLLSTMWIIPILGWRSFATVDLKPEMENKCDTDFRFVTWFKVLTSVLNFHLPSLLMLCFYSRIYMAVRKHFREREKIINPTDSMAGNRTGHKVQTGNRPCECSNEEKKGSDCDFDQYTLDQVYNSTDTAETNASREHKSGKDSHSSHSLLRMTKHLRTTVKDKRKSSCLSFQEKDSDSETPLNLSTVPLSFTHSDDNAQELYVSVSDIAVPLNTVAGVCEITQIADVQRYTTMLYNDFTQSLNSPPSPWPQEDSEPEDGANPDTAANAVTLKQTWQKFCAQSRQRIQSLQVHKEHKAAKQLGCIIAGFMTCWIPYFIVFMVMAFCQTCVHHDLHMFTIWLGYMNSTLNPIIYPLCNENFRRVFKKIVHIHL; the protein is encoded by the exons ATGATGGATTCTATTCAGTCTACGCCTGATGTCTTCACCACAGACAG CACCTTGAGAGAACCATACCACGAGACCCAACAGTCACCATCCAACTCAACCATACCCGTCGAGCATCACaacagcttccacaacaccctactag GTGTCTTCCTGGGCTTCTTGTCGCTGCTCACCGTCGTCATGAACATCCTGGTACTCTACGCTGTTAAGAAGGAGCGGACCCTCCACACGGTGGGCAACCTCTACATCGTCAGCCTCTCCGTGGCGGATCTCATCGTCGGGGCCACCGTCATGCCCCTTAACCTGGTATATCTGCTGGAGGACGAGTGGAGGCTGGGGAGGGTCGTCTGTCAGTTCTGGCTCATCATGGATTATGTAGCCAGCACAGCCTCCatctttagtctgtttatacTATGTCTGGATCGGTATCGCTCCGTTCACGAGCCGCTGAGGTACCTGAAGTACCGAACCAGAAGGAGAGCTAGCGTTATGATCTCAGGGGCCTGGCTGTTGTCTACGATGTGGATTATTCCTATTCTAGGGTGGAGGTCGTTTGCTACGGTTGATCTTAAGCCGGAAATGGAGAATAAGTGTGACACTGATTTCCGGTTTGTTACGTGGTTTAAGGTTTTAACTTCAGTGTTAAACTTCCACCTTCCATCTCTGTTGATGCTGTGTTTCTACTCGCGCATCTATATGGCTGTGAGGAAGCACttcagagagagggaaaagattATCAATCCTACAGATTCTATGGCGGGAAACCGTACAGGACACAAAGTCCAAACAGGAAATAGACCCTGCGAGTGTTCTAACGAGGAAAAGAAGGGAAGCGACTGTGACTTTGATCAGTACACTTTAGACCAGGTGTACAACTCAACAGATACAGCTGAGACCAATGCATCCAGGGAACACAAGTCTGGGAAAGACTCTCACTCCAGTCATTCACTGCTCAGAATGACAAAACATCTGAGGACGACTGTAAAGGACAAAAGAAAGAGCAGCTGTTTGTCTTTTCAGGAGAAGGATTCAGACTCAGAGACCCCTTTGAACCTGTCAACGGTACCTCTCAGCTTCACACACTCCGACGACAACGCGCAGGAACTGTACGTATCCGTGAGCGACATAGCCGTGCCGCTAAACACTGTGGCTGGCGTCTGCGAGATAACCCAGATAGCTGACGTGCAGAGATATACCACCATGTTGTACAACGATTTCACCCAGTCTCTGAATTCACCCCCGTCACCATGGCCCCAGGAGGACTCAGAGCCTGAAGATGGTGCCAACCCGGACACTGCAGCCAACGCTGTGACTCTGAAGCAGACCTGGCAGAAGTTCTGCGCCCAGTCCAGGCAGCGTATCCAGAGCCTTCAGGTCCATAAGGAGCACAAAGCAGCCAAGCAGCTGGGCTGTATTATAGCTGGGTTCATGACGTGCTGGATCCCCTACTTCATCGTCTTTATGGTCATGGCGTTCTGCCAGACCTGTGTACATCACGACCTACATATGTTCACGATATGGCTCGGGTATATGAACTCTACTTTGAACCCAATCATATACCCCCTCTGCAATGAGAATTTCAGAAGGGTGTTCAAAAAGATTGTACACATTCATTTGTGA